A genome region from Chlorobaculum tepidum TLS includes the following:
- a CDS encoding 4Fe-4S dicluster domain-containing protein, translating into MNDKNQRRKRRLTVPRAEIAWYPVIDAELCNSCLSCYNYCPKDVFASAKAEEGLRRRPKMEVANPYRCIVLCSACEQECAAGAISFPSPEEFEQFVEYLD; encoded by the coding sequence ATGAACGACAAGAATCAAAGAAGAAAACGTCGCCTGACTGTTCCCCGTGCAGAGATCGCCTGGTATCCGGTGATCGATGCCGAGCTGTGTAACAGTTGTCTGTCATGCTACAACTATTGCCCGAAGGATGTTTTCGCTTCGGCAAAAGCGGAGGAGGGGCTGCGGCGGCGACCGAAAATGGAGGTGGCCAACCCTTACCGGTGCATCGTGCTCTGTTCGGCTTGTGAGCAGGAGTGTGCAGCGGGCGCGATCTCGTTTCCCTCGCCTGAGGAGTTCGAGCAGTTTGTTGAATATCTCGACTGA